One Brassica oleracea var. oleracea cultivar TO1000 chromosome C7, BOL, whole genome shotgun sequence genomic window carries:
- the LOC106304090 gene encoding probable WRKY transcription factor 14 — translation MDNFQGDLTDVVRGIGGHMLSPEISSSPNILPLPQPSPSDLHMNPFGDPFVSMTDPLLQELNAVTNSSHFSTAGYNANNNNGFLVPKVVLEDDQIKSQCSIFPRIRISHSNIIHESSPCNSPAMSTHVVAAASPRGIINANTNSPRNCLLVDGNTFSSQIQISSPRNIGLKRRKSQAKKVVCIPAPAAMNSRSSGEVVPSDLWAWRKYGQKPIKGSPFPRGYYRCSSSKGCSARKQVERSRADPSMLVITYTSEHNHPWPIQRNALAGSTRSCSSNPNSSKSSTATASLNDPQNNTHLPSSASPPLSAFAVKNEQREEDMELENVEDDDDNKIAPYRPEIHDQHQPDDFFADLEELELEGDSLRMLLSQGCAGDLNNETIASDGISDFFGWTGGNNNKDDQ, via the exons ATGGACAATTTTCAAGGGGACTTGACTGACGTCGTGCGAGGTATCGGAGGCCACATGTTGTCGCCGGAAATTTCTTCTTCTCCCAACATCTTGCCTCTTCCACAACCATCGCCGTCAGATCTTCACATGAATCCCTTTGGAGATCCATTCGTGAGCATGACCGATCCTCTTCTCCAAGAACTCAACGCCGTCACAAACTCTAGCCATTTCTCCACCGCCGGATATAACGCCAACAACAACAACGGTTTCTTAGTTCCTAAGGTAGTACTGGAAGATGATCAAATAAAGAGTCAATGCAGTATTTTCCCAAGAATCCGGATCTCGCATAGTAACATCATCCACGAGTCCTCTCCGTGTAATTCTCCGGCCATGTCGACTCACGTTGTGGCCGCCGCCTCGCCTAGAGGGATCATCAACGCCAATACAAACAGTCCTAGAAACTGTCTATTGGTCGATGGTAACACGTTCTCGTCTCAGATTCAGATTTCTTCCCCTCGGAATATAGGCCTTAAGAGAAG GAAGAGTCAGGCAAAGAAGGTGGTGTGTATACCGGCGCCGGCTGCCATGAACAGCCGATCAAGTGGAGAAGTGGTTCCGTCTGATCTATGGGCTTGGCGTAAGTACGGTCAGAAACCCATCAAAGGCTCTCCTTTTCCAAG GGGTTACTATAGATGCAGCAGCTCAAAAGGTTGTTCAGCAAGAAAACAAGTCGAAAGAAGCCGAGCCGATCCAAGCATGTTGGTTATTACATATACTTCCGAACATAACCATCCCTGGCCCATTCAACGCAACGCTCTCGCCGGTTCCACACGCTCCTGCTCCTCTAACCCCAATTCTTCCAAATCTTCAACCGCAACCGCTTCACTCAATGACCCTCAAAACAACACTCACTTGCCTTCCTCGGCGTCTCCTCCTCTATCAGCCTTTGCCGTTAAGAATGAACAAAGAGAAGAAGACATGGAGTTGGAAAACGTAGAAGACGATGACGATAATAAGATTGCTCCATATAGACCGGAGATTCATGATCAGCATCAGCCAGATGATTTCTTTGCAGATCTTGAAGAGCTAGAACTAGAAGGAGATTCTCTAAGAATGTTGCTTTCTCAAGGATGTGCCGGCGACCTGAACAATGAAACGATAGCGTCCGACGGGATCAGTGATTTCTTTGGTTGGACTGGGGGAAATAATAATAAAGACGATCAGTGA
- the LOC106302693 gene encoding uncharacterized protein LOC106302693, with translation MTNTISGAREWLVAQESCRPLHQVPPLCQPPTHFPPEVTPCNSDAAWKNDSLTAGLGWVIHCDRAGQQIQGSSWCDSISSPLLAEAIALKMTLLAAQSFCIPKVWIRDSQGLIRAINSKSYPMEIFGVLMDIEFLSASFDFICFSFIPRDQNSVADFLAKAALRNASHAMY, from the coding sequence ATGACGAACACAATAAGCGGAGCTAGGGAATGGCTAGTAGCTCAGGAATCTTGTAGGCCACTTCACCAGGTACCGCCTTTATGTCAACCACCCACACACTTTCCACCAGAGGTAACCCCCTGCAACTCGGACGCTGCATGGAAGAACGACTCGCTTACAGCGGGTTTGGGATGGGTCATCCACTGTGACCGCGCGGGACAACAAATTCAAGGATCATCATGGTGTGATTCAATCTCCTCACCCCTCCTTGCAGAAGCCATTGCGTTGAAGATGACACTGCTAGCAGCTCAATCTTTTTGCATTCCTAAAGTCTGGATCAGAGACTCCCAAGGGCTCATCAGAGCCATCAACTCGAAGTCCTATCCAATGGAGATTTTTGGAGTTCTAATGGATATCGAGTTTCTATCTGCTTCCTTTGATTTCATTTGCTTCTCTTTTATTCCGAGAGACCAGAACTCAGTAGCTGACTTTCTAGCTAAAGCAGCTCTGCGTAATGCTTCTCATGCAATGTACTAG
- the LOC106302694 gene encoding uncharacterized protein LOC106302694 — protein MVEGDESSAIKSGTSDNVGDVGNKIATPYSLHASDNPGAMITPVTLTGENYNEWSSEMTNALRAKRKLGFIDGSITKPSATDSNLELWLSVNSMIVGWIRTSIEPRVRSTVTFVQDSHKLWENLRKRFSVGNKVRVHHLKEQLASCRQDGQSVIEFFGRLSKLWEELDMYSPLPSCTCAAALEIEKAREAEKMHQFVMGLDEVRNGS, from the coding sequence ATGGTTGAAGGTGATGAATCATCGGCTATCAAAAGTGGAACATCGGATAACGTCGGTGACGTTGGCAACAAGATTGCGACGCCTTACTCTCTCCATGCGTCCGATAATCCAGGTGCTATGATCACGCCTGTGACGTTGACAGGAGAGAATTATAATGAGTGGTCTAGTGAGATGACCAATGCTCTTCGTGCCAAACGGAAGCTTGGGTTTATCGATGGATCTATTACGAAACCATCCGCAACCGATTCTAACTTGGAGCTTTGGCTTTCGGTTAACTCGATGATTGTGGGTTGGATTCGAACGTCTATAGAACCGCGTGTGCGGTCTACAGTTACGTTTGTTCAAGATTCTCATAAACTGTGGGAAAATTTGCGCAAACGGTTCTCTGTGGGAAATAAGGTGCGAGTGCATCATCTGAAGGAACAGCTGGCTTCGTGTCGACAAGACGGTCAGTCTGTGATTGAGTTCTTTGGGCGTTTGTCCAAGCTATGGGAGGAGTTGGACATGTATTCACCGCTTCCAAGTTGCACTTGTGCAGCAGCTTTGGAGATTGAGAAAGCTAGAGAAGCTGAGAAGATGCATCAGTTCGTAATGGGCTTAGATGAGGTTCGTAATGGAAGCTAA